In Aspergillus flavus chromosome 3, complete sequence, one genomic interval encodes:
- a CDS encoding terpenoid cyclases/protein prenyltransferase alpha-alpha toroid, whose protein sequence is MKDNPVGVLVDMKERSLFKSFDKSYHPTYGLGTMSGNIYDTAWIAMVRKPIEGKSVWAFPTAFQALLQQQSHCGSWGGTTSELDSIASTLAALLALQRHAEDSYDADRQDLNSRILKAKAFLDAALKGLNGLLRTCTLPVSLELRLPAILDLLEAEGHTFDFDRTYLNKIQSKKLSKINLDTIFSGPQSSLLHSLEALVGKIDFKGLAHYKVLGSMLASPSATAAYLMYNPVWDDEAEEYIQRAISNGAGHGSGLVAAGYPTTVFEWAWVTTNLIRHGIEPSSRLKEVGKQIESEIELHGVVGFVPKACPDADDTAKALAALALQGAQYSPQVLVDRFEREKHFTTYLYETHTSISTNANVLTALVLLSADDRYQPQIEKCIRYLCDAWFQCDRMVKDKWNISPYYPTMLMCEALMSYIQRWSEGHLAALPDDLMKFQLPITLFQSLIRTLRTQNQDGSWGSSNSAEETAYAVLILKSVAPFSFTNMISAEIKDAINRGVQFILTKGQRSQTDDQLWLDKTLYAIPTVSDSYIMAALQAEDTIDKLAEIPHMLVNVSTAMVLKMTDYFSRLPSQMETPKWVIQASVIEAILFGYRLKTLDVFSTGGALGEKYIKYGACFWTLANNSSPEYLLSTWVVYSMIELSIGIFQEDELMEKSLVNLPDFTTDMIADYIDELCNETALCKDSSLHGHSSRTNISDVDEETLTRLKSIRENIGTWFRFVLDGNLKANTSPYHRRDLQKELEMSTLAATQQAKAHRSLNNRLPHSGTECATVSTGQTFYTWLHTSAVHDVKSAVVSKSLVCKIGNGGDVFPTAREKYLAEKLWRQISVEGRLWNDFGSIERDRLASNLNSVNFPEFSSPQSLLLDGDVGTQLLQLAEYEHKCTLSCLNDLTQILDSTGRQTISLYLQMYYRCCVIYSETCVEYAFGSTTAT, encoded by the exons ATGAAGGACAATCCAGTGGGTGTGCTTGTCGATATGAAGGAACGGAGTTTGTTTAAGAGTTTTGATAAGTCTTACCATCCAACCTACGGACTGGGTACAATGTCTGGCAACATATACGATACAGCATGGATTGCAATGGTCAGAAAGCCCATCGAAGGGAAGTCTGTCTGGGCATTTCCAACTGCCTTtcaggctcttcttcagcaacaAAGCCATTGTGGTAGTTGGGGTGGAACCACTTCTGAATTGGATTCCATTGCCAGCACCTTAGCAGCTCTTCTTGCACTGCAAAGACATGCGGAAGACTCCTATGACGCAGACCGTCAAGACCTCAACTCAAGGATCCTCAAAGCAAAAGCCTTCCTGGACGCCGCTTTGAAAGGTCTCAATGGCTTGCTAAGAACATGTACTTTACCTGTTAGTCTTGAGCTTCGATTACCGGCAATATTGGACCTCTTGGAAGCAGAGGGGCATACATTCGATTTTGACCGCACATACTTGAACAAGATTCAGTCGAAGAAACTTTCAAAGATCAACTTGGATACTATTTTCAGCGGTCCAcaatcttctcttctgcaCTCGTTGGAAGCTTTAGTTGGGAAAATCGACTTCAAAGGGCTGGCCCATTACAAGGTTCTTGGGAGCATGTTAGCATCTCCATCAGCGACAGCAGCGTATCTGATGTATAATCCTGTGTGGGATGATGAGGCCGAAGAATACATTCAGCGTGCAATCTCCAATGGGGCTGGTCATGGATCAGGTCTTGTGGCTGCAGGATACCCAACTACAGTATTTGAATGGGCGTGG GTGACGACGAACTTAATACGCCATGGCATTGAACCAAGCAGCAGACTGAAAGAGGTTGGCAAGCAGATCGAGAGCGAAATTGAGCTTCATGGAGTAGTGGGCTTTG TCCCGAAAGCATGTCCTGATGCCGATGACACGGCCAAGGCTTTAGCAGCCCTTGCACTTCAGGGGGCACAGTACTCGCCACAAGTATTGGTCGATCGATTTGAACGAGAAAAGCACTTTACAACATATCTATACGAGACGCATACTAGCATAAGTACCAATGCTAACGTACTCACTGCCCTGGTGTTGCTTTCAGCCGATGATCGCTACCAGCCACAAATTGAAAAATGCATTCGCTACCTGTGCGATGCGTGGTTTCAATGTGACCGGATGGTAAAGGACAAATGG AATATCTCGCCTTATTATCCGACGATGCTAATGTGTGAAGCCTTGATGTCTTATATCCAACGCTGGAGTGAAGGGCATCTGGCCGCATTGCCCGACGATCTTATGAAATTCCAACTTCCCATCACGTTGTTTCAGTCTTTAATCCGAACATTGCGTACCCAAAATCAAGATGGATCATGGGGAAGCTCGAACTCAGCCGAAGAGACGGCTTATGCTGTCCTGATTCTCAAAAGTGTGGCACCTTTTAGTTTTACTAACATGATATCTGCGGAGATTAAAGATGCTATTAACAGAGGTGTCCAGTTCATCCTTACCAAAGGCCAACGGTCACAGACAGATGACCAGCTTTGGTTGGACAAAACCTTGTATGCTATACCGACCGTGTCGGACTCCTACATCATGGCTGCTCTGCAAGCTGAGGATACTATCGACAAACTTGCCGAAATACCACATATGCTCGTCAACGTGTCAACAGCAATGGTTCTTAAGATGACAGATTACTTTTCTCGATTACCATCTCAAATGGAGACACCGAAGTGGGTCATACAAGCTTCAGTTATAGAGGCGATTCTCTTTGGCTACAGGCTAAAGACGCTGGATGTATTTTCCACCGGAGGAGCTCTCGGAGAAAAGTACATCAAATATGGCGCATGCTTTTGGACATTGGCCAACAATTCAAGCCCTGAGTATCTCCTGAGTACATGGGTAGTCTACAGCATGATAGAACTTTCCATTGGCATATTCCAAGAGGACGAACTAATGGAGAAGTCCCTGGTCAATCTACCGGATTTTACAACCGACATGATAGCCGACTATATTGATGAACTGTGCAATGAGACTGCCTTGTGCAAAGATAGTTCTCTCCACGGACATTCATCTAGAACGAATATTTctgatgtggatgaggaaaCCCTCACTCGTCTTAAGAGCATACGGGAAAACATAGGAACCTGGTTCCGTTTTGTCTTGGATGGCAATCTCAAGGCAAATACTAGTCCTTATCATAGACGCGACCTCCAAAAAGAGTTGGAAATGTCAACTTTGGCTGCTACACAACAGGCCAAAGCGCATAGGTCACTAAACAACCGTCTTCCACATTCTGGCACCGAGTGTGCTACGGTAAGTACCGGACAAACATTTTATACCTGGCTACATACATCTGCTGTCCATGACGTCAAGAGCGCTGTTGTCTCCAAATCCCTTGTTTGTAAGATTGGGAATGGTGGAGATGTCTTCCCTACAGCTAGAGAAAAGTACCTTGCGGAGAAGTTATGGAGGCAGATATCCGTGGAAGGTAGGCTTTGGAATGACTTCGGCAGTATTGAGCGAGACCGCCTCGCATCAAACCTCAATTCAGTCAACTTTCCTGAGTTCTCGTCTCCTCAAAGCCTCTTGTTAGACGGTGATGTGGGGACCCAGTTGCTTCAGCTCGCGGAGTACGAACACAAGTGCACTCTGTCCTGCTTGAATGACTTGACACAGATCTTAGACAGTACCGGTCGGCAGACGATCTCGCTGTACCTACAGATGTATTACCGTTGCTGTGTGATATATTCTGAAACGTGTGTTGAGTATGCTTTCGGGTCTACCACGGCGACGTGA
- a CDS encoding putative NAD dependent epimerase/dehydratase (unnamed protein product) translates to MGQTASAPKPGTQIQVIGAGLPRTGTASFSAALTILLDGPVYHGGTQLTRGSPSELKSWIHILRAWLEDDKRTVLSIVKSRLEGYAAITDAPGCQLLPELLELYPDAKVICTVRDPLAWEKSMNQIHSFARLSFLKILLLPLPGMRHFVDFTWLLRQQWGNLYADGRRFSSVKEVSDTLPQRAIYSKHVAWLQENVPADRLVFFDVREGWEPLCKALGKDVPTDIPFPHVNDSEEIARTAKYHIRRALIRWVGIFAITGIAITGFMRRW, encoded by the coding sequence atGGGTCAAACTGCCTCAGCTCCCAAGCCAGGGACCCAGATCCAAGTCATCGGCGCCGGACTACCCCGTACCGGTACTGCATCCTTCAGCGCTGCCTTGACCATCCTCCTCGATGGCCCCGTCTACCACGGCGGCACCCAGTTGACCCGCGGCTCGCCCTCCGAGTTAAAATCATGGATTCACATCCTTCGTGCATGGCTGGAGGACGATAAGCGCACGGTGTTGTCCATCGTCAAATCTCGTCTCGAAGGTTATGCAGCAATCACCGACGCCCCAGGCTGTCAGCTCCTCCcagagctgctggagctcTACCCGGACGCCAAGGTCATCTGTACCGTACGCGACCCCCTCGCGTGGGAGAAAAGCATGAACCAGATTCACAGCTTTGCACGCCTGTCGTTCTTAAagattctcctccttccactACCGGGGATGAGACATTTTGTAGACTTTACTTGGTTGCTACGCCAGCAGTGGGGCAATCTGTATGCGGATGGTCGGCGGTTCAGCTCGGTGAAGGAGGTGAGCGATACGCTTCCGCAGAGGGCGATCTACTCCAAGCATGTCGCTTGGCTGCAGGAAAATGTGCCTGCTGATCGGCTGGTGTTTTTTGACGTTCGAGAGGGTTGGGAGCCGCTGTGTAAAGCGCTGGGTAAAGATGTCCCTACGGATATACCCTTCCCACATGTGAACGATTCCGAGGAGATCGCACGTACTGCGAAGTATCACATCCGACGTGCCTTGATCCGATGGGTGGGGATCTTTGCTATTACTGGGATTGCTATTACAGGATTTATGAGGCGATGGTGA
- a CDS encoding cytochrome P450, with amino-acid sequence MGVISVVTFLASAKEHFIISILLLFPIALILRTIYRLYIDPLHHIPGPKLAAISHLYEFYHDVVRGGLFIWEIEKMHQEYGPIVRINPREVHIKDPYFYDELYAPAHGWRDKDAKSVEIFSSPTALVSTVDHHTHRMRRKLLTSFFSRRSIERIEPVIHESISRFLDSLITAYEEDSVVELIDRLQALTGHVITQYAYGEDYGLHEPQNIGKGIVKVVQEGTEQIHLHRFFPLIQRFLRLIPSFFMTQLFPARAAMYDLLHGVRKKSIEVLKQKDVCTPTERTTMFHALTAPEVPPEERTLQRLEDEGLVLFAAGTETTATTLGVAIFHILSDPMVLTKLRKELEQVMPTPEGLATWRELEKLPYLNGVIHEALRFSGLAMRQQRVSPTEVIKYKDYAIPPGTPVSMLQYFLHTDPALFSDPEKFYPERWMLAAERKESLSRFLVTFGKGTRSCIGMNLAYAELHTALAAIVRRFDLELYETTAEDIRFVRDKLLPRAKNGPWRVRVKVVGIRKD; translated from the exons ATGGGTGTGATTTCCGTTGTCACCTTTTTGGCTTCCGCCAAGGAGCACTTCATTATATCTATCCTACTACTTTTCCCAATCGCTTTGATTTTACGTACTATATATCGACTGTATATTGATCCGCTCCATCATATACCAGGCCCTAAGCTAGCAGCAATCAGTCATCTCTATGAATTCTATCACGATGTCGTCCGGGGTGGATTGTTCATCTGGGAAATCGAAAAAATGCACCAAGAATATG GCCCTATTGTGCGGATCAACCCGCGTGAAGTCCACATTAAAGACCCGTATTTTTATGACGAGCTCTATGCTCCTGCCCACGGGTGGCGAGACAAGGACGCAAAGTCCGTTGAGATATTCAGTTCGCCCACCGCGTTGGTTTCAACAGTTGACCATCATACCCATCGCATGCGCCGGAAGTTACTCACCTCATTCTTTTCAAGACGGTCGATCGAGAGGATCGAGCCGGTTATCCACGAATCAATTTCAAGGTTCTTGGATAGCCTTATTACGGCCTACGAGGAAGATTCAGTAGTAGAGCTCATCGACAGACTCCAAGCGTTGACAGGCCACGTCATCACACAATATGCATATGGAGAGGACTATGGTCTCCACGAACCGCAAAATATCGGAAAGGGCATTGTGAAGGTTGTCCAGGAAGGGACGGAGCAAATCCACCTGCACCGGTTTTTCCCTCTTATCCAGCGTTTTTTGCGATTAATACCCTCATTCTTCATGACTCAGCTCTTTCCAGCCCGAGCGGCAATGTATGACCTGTTGCATGGAGTACGAAAGAAATCAATAGAGGTGCTTAAGCAGAAGGACGTGTGCACTCCTACCGAGAGAACAACCATGTTCCATGCCCTTACAGCTCCGGAGGTACCCCCCGAAGAACGGACGTTGCAACGCCTCGAGGATGAGGGATTGGTTCTGTTCGCCGCCGGCACAGAGACCACCGCGACCACCTTAGGAGTGGCTATATTCCACATTCTTAGTGATCCAATGGTCCTTACAAAACTTCGCAAAGAGCTTGAACAAGTAATGCCCACTCCAGAAGGTCTGGCAACATGGCGGGAGCTTGAAAAGCTGCCATATTTG AACGGGGTTATTCATGAAGCCTTGCGCTTTTCGGGTCTAGCTATGCGGCAACAGAGGGTGTCGCCGACCGAGGTAATCAAATACAAGGATTATGCCATTCCACCTGGG ACTCCCGTTAGTATGCTTCAATACTTCTTGCATACGGATCCGGCACTCTTTTCCGATCCCGAGAAATTTTACCCTGAGCGCTGGATGCTCGCGGCGGAGCGTAAGGAGAGTCTTTCGAGATTCCTGGTGACATTTGGCAAAGGGACACGATCCTGTATCGGAATGAA CCTTGCCTATGCAGAATTACACACTGCTTTAGCAGCCATTGTCCGTCGATTCGATCTGGAGCTTTACGAGACAACTGCGGAGGATATTCGTTTCGTGCGAGACAAACTGCTTCCACGGGCCAAGAATGGTCCCTGGAGAGTTCGAGTGAAAGTTGTGGGCATCCGCAAAGACTAG